One segment of Anguilla anguilla isolate fAngAng1 chromosome 1, fAngAng1.pri, whole genome shotgun sequence DNA contains the following:
- the LOC118229027 gene encoding proline-rich protein 15, with protein MADRTSWWKSFTIRKKGGTVSRDPAMVQQDSTTETQSVEPTTPAASSKSSTDSTDNSRLIQNETYDDSECEPAFNDKRNIRNMSISRSGRFKERRKKRATLAENNNFYAGTRAAAGQEGLR; from the coding sequence ATGGCCGACAGAACTTCTTGGTGGAAATCATTTACAATTCGCAAGAAAGGCGGCACAGTTTCCAGAGATCCGGCGATGGTCCAGCAAGATTCTACAACGGAAACTCAATCTGTGGAACCCACGACCCCAGCTGCTAGCTCTAAGTCATCCACAGACTCGACGGACAACTCCCGTCTCATTCAGAATGAAACCTATGACGACTCCGAGTGTGAACCAGCCTTCAACGATAAAAGAAACATACGGAACATGTCAATATCTCGTTCCGGCCGTTTCAAAGAAAGACGCAAAAAACGAGCGACCCTAGCTGAAAATAACAACTTCTATGCAGGTACCAGGGCGGCTGCGGGCCAAGAGGGCTTACGCTGA